The following DNA comes from Eretmochelys imbricata isolate rEreImb1 chromosome 2, rEreImb1.hap1, whole genome shotgun sequence.
GCTTACGCTGAGAAGTGAACAAGTAATTTCACTGAGACTACTCATATAATTGTTACTTATTGAGGAGTGCACAACTGGGCCCTCACTGAGGCATGGGCTCCCATGAAGCCTGTCACTGAACAAACACTGCCTCATAAAAAACTTTATGCACTGGACACATTTTCAAGTATGTGTACCACTGTGCATGGTCTgactatgtctacattgcaattagacacccagagctggcctgtgtcagctgacttgggctcatggggcttgggctgtgagggtgtttaattgcagtgtaaacataccctatgAGGAAAGTTTCCTACACAGTCCTGCCCATTTAAAGTGTGCTATATTGGCAGTAAATGATGAAGGgctcctaacacaatggggtcttggtgcATACCTGGAGCTCCTAGAGGCTACCACAATCCAAATCACATCACATagccatagactttaaggccagaaggcttgagcatgtgggcaagacgcacctgggaaagaatttgctgtagtaactcagaaccctgCCCATCTACTGTCCCATCTCTGGCTTTTGGAGATATTTTTGAATTAATCAATTCAATCCCCATTTACTCACTCAAAGAGGTATTGTTCCTTACTATGTAGTAAATAAGATGTACTCTTCCACAGACCTGTCTCATTCAATGCCCAGATCTTGAATCCGctaaaaaaattactacacagtCAAAATTGTCATGCTGGCACAGCCTGCTATGTCCCCCTTGGCAATACTGGCAAATTGTTGTCACATATATTGCAATTATCAAAATCTACTACAGATGAGCAAAGTGcaattttcaaaggcttatactGAGCCAAATTAGCCAGCCAGTTTGTTGAATGGAGCATTAAAatgggagtcaagagacctggattctaatcctggctctgcccactatCCTGATGCAAGACGTTGGGCTGTTGTGTCTCTTcaattctgtgcctcagtttcccccatccataaaatggggataacacttaCTTTCTCCTGTAACGCGCTGTGAGAGCTACAGAGGAAAAAATGGTCTAATacaacacccactgaaatcaatgggagtctttccattgacttcagtagtttGACTGAATCCTCTAAGAGTTAAGAATCATGATAATACTTGAAGACACTTTTCTGTCAAATTTTACCCATTTCTCTGCCAAATAATATACTTACATCCTCCATCTATTTGACAAGATGCTGCAATGAAAGGGAatattccctctccctcccacataAACTCTTCTAGTTCTCAAAAGCTGCTCAACTGTTCATCCTAAAATTTCAACTCTTGGGAGGGAAGTTCAGCAAAGGTATAAATGACAGAAAAGGGGTTCAAATGGAAATGCTTGGGTAGTGTGTAGACTAGAAAAATAAatagtgggtaaaattttcagaagcatttaaTCATGTAGGAGCCTACATCCCATTATTAAAAGTAAGTCTAATTGAAAGTAATggaatttaagctcctaaataggtgcttttgaaaattttaccccggCCTGgcctacacctaaaacttagggcTGGGTTATCTAACGTTAGGTTGGCTTGGCTTAATTACAATGCATAGGGCATGCAGGCCCAGGCACCGCCTCTCAGAAAGATGGATTTAATACAGCCACATAAGAACCCCTTCTATTGCTGTAGTAAGTGCCTATGCTACATCAGTTTTAGGTGGGAAATGATGTTTAAacaccagggggtgggggggtggagctgCCTACCCCCCAGCAGCTCTTACTACAGCCCTAGTTGCATCTACACTGTGCGACCAAGTAGGCcagcctaacccccagtgtagacacagctaagtCAATCGTCCTTGGATGAATTCTTCTGCGGACCTAGTTGTTGCCTCTGGAGGGGATGGGTTGACTACAGGGATGGCCAGCCCCCGTCCCTCGCTGGAGCAAGCACCGACCCTACCATGCGCCGCTGGAGCCTACCCAGCCCCCACTGCGCAACTTGGCACCTCCACCGCCCGCCCCCTCCTCAGCTACCCCCTAGGCGGGCCAGGCCCCGTTCACACCATGTCAAAGGGGATCCGGCCTGTTTACACGAGGGTTTAAAACGTGGCAGGCGCTAAAACCCGCTTTGCCAACACCGTCCTCAGGGGACCGGGCCCGCCGGCCACCTGCCAGCCCCGGGAGTcccgcgggggcggggccggggccggggctctGCGGCCCGGCGGAAAGGGAAGGGAGGCGGGGGCAGGAGGCCGGTGAGTGGGGAGCGCGGGGCACTCACGTAGGGGCTGCACATGGCCACAGCCAAGCTGCGGAGCGCGGGCTCCGCCCCCACCCAGAGGAAGAGCGAGTCCCGCAGCCGCATGGCGTGGAAGTGCACGAGCTGCTCCCCCGCGCGCCCGCAGAAATCGTGCAGGGAAATCCCGGCCGGGGGCGCTCCCTCCGGCGCGTGGCGCGGGgaccccgccgccgccgccgcctgctgCTGCGGCTCCATCCGCCTCGCGCCCGGCCGCGCGCCCGGTCTCGCCTGCCGCTGCCAGGCCAGAGCAAACGATCCCCGAGCGCAGGCCTGGCCCTTGCCGCGCCCGGCGGCGGTGGGCAGGGAGCCAAACCCGGCCCGCGCCACGGGAGGGTAGCtgggctcctcccctcccccccccttgctCTGTCCCCCCAGGTTGTTCCCAGCTGCCCCAGCCTTATTCCTGCTCTCagccttcacccccagctcctgtccctgcagcccccccgggCGCCCCCTGAGCTGAAGCTCGGGGTGCTCAGGGCCTCTAAAATCTGGCTGCCCAGCTGCAACCCGTGCCGGGGGCCTTCTGCTGCAACCCCCACTTCTCCTTTAGGGCGTCGGCTTTGGACCAAATCGGAGATGGGCCTTGGGGACGGAGGGTCCCCGTATTGTACCCGACCtatgcgggggggggaggcggtgTGGACATGTAAAGGCAGTGCTCTTCAGTCCAAGCCTCCTTACTTCCACATCCATCACGTTCCGGCAGGATCTGGCTAAGGTTTAGGGCCACGCCACGGGCCCCCGCTCCTGGAGGCACAGGAGCATATCACAAGCTCAGCTTTCTTTTCAGGGTTGTGAAGCGGTGAAACTTGAAAACGTGACCCGTGCAGCTGCTGTCGGCCGCAGTCAGCAGAAATCCTGATGCCATAGCTCAAAAATATGAACTTCCCCATGCATCTCACtggtatggggtggggggtgtttaaATCCAAGACCCACTGCTCTGAAGAACCCTGTCAATTCTATCCATCATTGGATTTTGTATGTGGTGAGAAGCATGCGGTGGTCCAGCTCACCCCCCTTGCTCCTGGAAGACATGCTCGCTGCTCCAAGGGGGCTCATGTTGCCACTCCTGAGATGAGAGGTTGGAAGGAGAAAAGACCTCACAATCACTCCAAGCAGGGGCCAGGCCACTGAAGGCACCATCACGTAGTGTGCCTAGGGTCCTGTATTGCCTAAATTTAGTCATCCTCTCAGGATGCTCCTGTAGATAAGAGCAAATATGCAGCACTCTATCCATAGATCTCAATGCATTTTACAAGGGATAGTAAGCATTATTATACCCACTTTACAGGCGGGGAAAGTCAGGCCTGGAGAGTTTACAGGCTTGCTTTGAAGAGTTGCTACGCCACCACAATTGTATTCTAAGTCAATTGTAGGTGCTCTGCACCTTTGAGAATCAGCTTTTTTTATTCAGGAGCCTTCAtatggatttaagagcctaacaaggtacccaagtttgaaaatgttacctcttGTCTTTTATAGAAAGATTGTTCTGTACACTACTCTAGGCTAGGAACACACAAAGTTACTATGTACACAGGAAATACTGAAAGGCAaagatgtgttttgtttttatccagAGGAGAATTGTGAAAGTGTGATTGTGGCAATAATCAAGTAGCCATCACTACACACTCGCTTCAATACAGGAGAAGTAGGATTTGATAGGCTGGGGAAAAcccgacaggtgcggaggagcatgtggattggacagagacatcccttaggggaggatctactaatggagattctctatgtcttAATAAGGAGGAGAgtatggaagatgataaaatacaggtaggatctgatgagaaacagtcaaatgaaaaaaagtctcattcaattacatcatgtaaagGGAGACagttaaaaagtgacaagtttttaaagtgcttatataccaatgctagaagtctaaataataagatgggtgaactagagcgtctcatattaaatgaggatattgatataataggcatcacagaaacttggtggaacaaggataatcaatgggacatggtaataccagggtacaaaatatatcagaaggacagaacaggccatgctggtgggggagtggtactatatgtgaaagaaagcatagaatcaaattcagtaaaaatcttaaatgaaccaaactgtaccataaaatctctatggatagtaattccatgcttgaataataagaatataccagtagggatatattaccgaccacctgaccaggatagtgATAGTGACTGcaaaatgctcagagagattagagaggctattaaaataaaaaactcaaaaataatgggggatttcaacaatccccatattgactgggtacatgtcacctcgggacaggatgcagagataaagtttcttgaaaTCTTAAATGACTgcctcttggagcagctagtcctggaacacAGAACAGGAgcggcaattcttgatttagtcctaagtggagcacaggatctggtacTAGAGGtcaatatagctggactgcttggtaatagtgaccataatataatttaatttaacatccctgtgactgggaaaacaccacagaggTCCAACCTGCAGCaaataatttcagaaagggaaactacacaaaaatgaggaagttagttaaacagaagttaaaaggtacagtaccaaaagtgaaatccctgcaagctgcattaaagacaccataatagaggctcaatttcaatgtataccccaaattaaaaaaacatggtaagagaaccaaaaaagaaccACTGTGGgtaaacaacaaagtaagagaagcagtgagaggcaaaaaggcatcctttaaaaagtggaagctaaatcctagtgaggaaaatagaaaggagcataaactctgtcaaatgaagtgtaaaaatataattaggaatgccaaaaaagaatctgaagaacagctagccaaagactcaaaaagtaatagcaaaaaaaatgtttaaatacatcagaagcaggaagcctgctaaacaaccagtggggccaccggacgattgagatgctaaaggagcactcaaggatgataaggccattgcagagaaactaaatgaattctgtgcattggtcttcacggttgagaggatgtgagggagattcccaaacctgagccattctttttaggtgacaaatctgatgaattgtctcagattgaggtgtcattagaggaggttttggaacaaattggtaaactaaacagtaataggtcactaggaccagatggtattcacacaagagttctgaaggaactcaaatgtgaaattgcaggactactaaccaTAATCtgtaacctataatttaaatcagcttctgtaccaaataactggaggatagctaatgtgacgccaattttttaaaagggctccagaggtgaccccagcaattacaggtcagtaagcctgacttcagtaccgggcaaactgattgaaatgatagtaaagaacagaattttcagatgcatagatgaacataatttgttggggaagagtcaacatggtttttgtaaagggaaattatgcctcaccaatctactagaattctttaagggggtcaacaagcacgtggacaagggggatccagtggatatagcgtatttagattttcagaaagcctttgacaaggtccctcaccaaaggctcttaagcaaagtaagcagtcatgggataagagggaaggtcctctcatggattggtaactggttaaaagatagaaaacaaagggcagggataaatggtcagttttcaaaatggagagaggtaaatagtggtgtcccccaggggtccgtactgggcccagtcctattcaacatattcataaatgatctgaaagaagtgaggtggcaaaatttgcagatgatactcaactactcaagatagttaaggcaGACtgaaagagctacaaaaggatctctcaaaactgggtgactgggcaacaaaatggcagatgaaattcaatgttgataaatgcaaagtaatgtacattggaaaacataatcccaaccatacatataaaataatgggatctaaattaacaagaaagagtcattgtggatagttctctgaaaacatccactcaatgtgcagcagcagtcaaaaaagcaaacagaatggtgggaatcattaagaaagggatagataataagacagaaaatatcatattgcctcgatataaatctatggtacgcccacatctactgtgtgcagatgtggtcaccacatctcaaaaaagatatattggaattggaaaagggcagcaaaaatgattaagggcatGGAActgctgccatatgaggagagattaataagactgggacttttcagcttggaaaaaagatgactaaggagggatgtgatagaggtctataaaatcatgactggtgtggaaaaagtaaataaggaagtgttatttactccttctcataacacaagaacaaggggtcaccaaatgaaattaataggcagcaggtttaaaacaaacaaaaggaagtattttttcacacaacgcacagtcaacatgtggaactccttgccagaggatgttgtgaaggccaagactataacaggggtcaaaaaagaattagataaatgcATGGAGgctaggtcaatcaatggcttttagccagaatgggcagggatgatgtccttagcctctgtttgccagaagctgggaatgggcgacaagaaatgaatcacttgatgtttacccgttctgttcattctctctggggcactggatctggccactgtcggaaaacaggatactgggctagatggacctttggtctgacctagtgtggcctttcttatgttcttatgaacccAAAGGAAACATTTGATGTTTTGAAACATTTGAAGCAAATAGGAAGCTTGAGTTTTAGGTCTCTGCTAGTCAAATATACAGGAAgataaatacagaaaatattacaCAGAAGCGGAATTGCATCTAAATAGGTGCAATCAGGAAAAGAACACAATAGAGAGAATTCTGACAACAGCTGCAGTTGTGATGGCTAGAATCCACCAGGTGGCACAGTGAATTGGCAAGATGATATGCCAAAGCTAGAGGTAAACTGGGATACAGCTGGCTATAATAAATTACACTCCATTTTCCCCAGGATCTGCAGAGCCAAAGTCCTGATTCTTGAGTGTTTTCCAACATGCTATCCCATACCAGAAATCTCTGGGAAGATAATGTTGATACTGTCCTTACTCAAGTCTGTAGACAGCAAGTTTACTCAGAGGGAGGTTACTGGTATTTGCTGATGTGTCTGAAGAAAGTGCAATCCTGAAGGAAAGGTGCTTCCTTGGGGATGACCACTCTGTCCTCCTCTTTCAGCCACCAGGATACAGCAAGGCTGTTTGCTTCCTAGTCTTTCATAAGATAGAACTTCATTTGTTGTGATCCTCACTGACAACAGCTGATGTAATGAACCCGGACATGTCTGCTCTGCTTTCAGAggcagcgagttatatgggcctgtggtaCCCAcgttccaggaatattcagggcccaggggcccggctccaccaatgttcaggaccaggtctctccccctgccccacctgccacccctgcgTGCCTCTCCCAGAGTGTATctcagccctgcctgctgcccctgggCCTCTCTccgcgctgctcccagaagcggctggaaTGGCCCTACGGACccggggggcaggcaggaggtctccgtgcgctgcccccgccccaagcgctgaccccacagctcccattggcagggaactgtggccaatgggagctgcgggggcagtgcctgcaggcagcagcatgcaaagacacccccccccccagccctcccacctAGGAGCAACTGCCAGACGGATATGCGGGTTGCCTTCGGGAGCTGCCCAGGGTAAGCACTGCATCCCTcacactctcctgcaccccaaccccctgccccgtcccaaagcccgcaccccacacccaaactccctcccagaatctgcaccccaactcccagccccacatccaaactcccacccagagcccgcctcccaacctgcaccccaaccccctgctccagcccagagcccacaccctgcacccaaactccctcccagagcctgatccctccccctctcctgcagccaaTGTCCCTCCCAaagcccaaaccccctcctgcacccaaactccttcccggagcctgcccccaaaccttctcctgcacccaaacaccctcccagagccttaggcaagtgtgggggggggacttggacccattctgggcaccaccaaaaattatacaaacctgccgcccctgtctGCTTGGGGCTTCAGTGTTCCCATTGTATGGAAGGCTGTGGACTTTTAAAATCTGAAAGTATACGTAGTATGCTAGTATAAACAGACTGATAACCTCTCCAGAGTTAGCTGGCAACCAAGGTTCCATAATAATGCTCATTTTCACCCTCCAACCCCCCTATGTGTCTCTGGCAATCCACAGCTCCATGTTTTCAAATTTTAAGGGTTAACTTTCAGGTTGAGGCAGAATTTTTTTCACTGTTACATTTAAGGAAAATTTATAAAGGACTGAAAGTTTCCAACCCTTAGAAATCTGATCCTCAGCCCTGCTACGTTATTATTCTGCTACAGAATGGCTGAGTGTACCCGGGCATGGGAATCCTCAGCTTCTGTAAAGTTGACATAGCTGACTCTGTCTCACAATCCCCCACCTCAGGAATTGGGAGAAGGAGCAAAGGCAAGGCCAAGCATGATGTGTGTTCCCTTGGATGTCTCCACCAGCATAATGTCCCATAGGGGCCCATTACAACCTGACTCTGAACCAGTCCATGGCTTCTACAGGATAAGAAGAGTGGAAGGGTGGCaaaaagccacctttgccctccCTCCTAAGTGCATTTAACTCTGGCTCAGGCTACCTAATGATCTGGCTCAGAATGGGTAACATTTCTTTGTATCACGCTGTATTGTTAATGTGATCACATTCTAACTCTACATTTAGTGGGGGGTATAATGTAGAAAGATTTATCCAAAACCagggaaaataaattgttttgcagtgttgtatctgtgttggtcccaggatagtacagagacaaggtgggggaggtagtaCCTTTTACTGGACTAACGCTGttcagaagttggtcccataaaatatattactttgcCCACCTTCTCTATTCATCACCACTAATGCATGGTGTCTGTCACTGATGCAGAAAGGAAAACAGCGTGACAGATCAATTTCCATCTAAAGGCAACCATAcaaatgtagggccagattctccattgcATCTGAGTAGAACCTGGATGGAATGGAGTGGGGTGAGTGCCACCAGGGAGTccccagttgaggatctgacaCAGCAAAGCTGCACTccaccacaccccaccccacctctgacATGCCACCTTATGCTGAGATCGATGGAAGTAAGGACTGCTAATATGCTGGTTGGGGGCCAgagagctcagcaccttgcaggactgagcccttgcTCCTCCAATGACTCTCCCCATTTCACTGCATCAAGTTCAAACTTCTTATCCTCACCTCACTTTACTAGTCTGCCCCTCCCTACTTGTCTGCTCTTATCTCCAGggtcactggaacaatttatgtaGTGGAGGTGCTGTAAATCCCGTATATGATGGAACCCATTTCAAGccgggggtgcggcagcaccctcAGCacttctagttccagcacctgtgcttaGCTCTGATTGTGTTGTCCCCATCGCCtttgcttcaccaactgtaacaGCCTGCTACACCCATTTGCcgctgtctcacacacacagctgcatgcTATCTTTCATAGGACTCCTTAAATATGAAATCCCCTTCTTGAACTGATTTACAAGGTCCTGTAACCTGTTCCTTCCTGTCGCTTCACAATACCCACCTCTGCTGCACATACCATATCTAGCTATAATAAAGCAACTGCAAGTGTGTCTATATTATTTCTTgtacccctctccccctgcccttcaTATGGCAGTTGTCTCCTTAAGCTGTAGGTCTGTCAGGGTGGGGTTCATGTTTTtatgtgtttgtactgtgcctagggAGACCTGATTCAATACAAGTGACAATAAACCAATAGGGAAACTTAGGAATGAATCCTAGGCTCTAATGATGGAGGCCCCATCACACATGTTCATCTTCTGCAACAGCGTGTTATATTCTCTGAAAGTTTCCCCgtctcattttcattttaatctCATTTGGTGTTGCCTTCTCTCCTATGTGAGCACCTGCAAAGAGAGCTCACTTGCTTGGAAACTGCGCCTATCTCCTCATGTTGGGTCATGTTTCTCTTCAGCCCATCCAgggtttgattttctttaaaagctGCTGAGAACTGAGCGCCTTTTGCCATTCATTGGCATTAGAGGTGTTCAGCACTGTGAAAATCAGGGTCGTAACAATCTGCACAATGAAAAGTCAGGCCCAGAAATCCTATATTCTGCCCAACCCCAGGTGTCTATCTCAATACGTCAGACTTCTGTCTATAGACTGTTCTGCATATTTAATACATTGCCTGGAATACAGCTGCTCTGTGTGGAACATTGCACACTCCTCTTTAAGACTGAAAGAGAAAAACACCCATCCAGAGAAGTGGAGGTAATGGTTGCAGTGGGTTTGAAATGCAGCTGTGAAACATGCTGCAGAGTGAGTGGATTTGTCTTGGGACAGATCATTTGGTGTGAAATGAACATATTATTGACAGTTCTGGAAAGGTATAAGAGGCAGAACACAAACAGAGGGGAAACTAACTATATAACAACCTACACTACCTGTTACCTTTTTAACAATCTCACCTTTATTATATGGCAATGAAAGTTGAATGTAACTTATTATGTTATGTCACATCTCCCATTTATGAGGCTGCAATTAGTAGGAGCTGTGCTGTAAAGTTGGCTATCACAATATCAATACAGTAGATATAATGAAGAGTATACACTACTTGTGTGACTGAATATGATGCTTGCATAGTactttggccatgtctacactggctcaGTTACACCACTGTAGTGTACACTGTAGTACAgattgacagaaggggtttttccatcaatgtagttACTCcccctctccaagaggcagtagctaggacAACAGAAGAATTATAATGTCAACAGCTTAATGTATCATCACCTTTTCCCTTAATACAAAAGAAAATCTTCTTTGATGGGGTTTGTAAGTCAGTTGTTCAAATTTCCCTCAGTAGATTGGCAGGGAGTCTTTATGGAGTGAGCAGATTCTCTGCCCCCCCATAATGCCTTTCTACCAACATGTTCTGTATGCACAGCATTGCTTTACATTATTTTAACAGAGCTCATCTGATGACCAGTGTGATCCAATGATCAGCGCACAAATCAAGACTTCTAGATTTCATTCATGACTCTTCTACTGCCCCGCTACATGACCTTGTGCAAATCACTTGTGCTCTTTGTGCCTTATtcatctgtctgtaaaatgggataattaAATAATACTGACCTAGTTCCCAAGGCTTTAATGAGGATTAAGGGGTGGATAACACTTTTCATGTCAGCGCCTCTATATGTGCAAAGTAATAACATTTTCCTGTTGTAGAATGAGACATTCTTTTCCTGTTGTTACGTGAGTCACTGGATTAGCTTGTCTTAGATCCAACAGAATATTCACAATGTCCAAATTCATACACAGGAAGTGCAATGTTTAGTGACTCCCTCGTTCCCTGCAGGGGTTAGAAGAGGTTTTCCCTACTAGGTTCATCGAATCATTTACATGGATATAGCACCTTTCACtttgaaggatcccaaagcagcTTGCAAAGTTTGCCTCTAGTGCCCGCATTTTGTGCATAAAAGTGTCTATTGAGACTCGTGGTGTCAAGAAGTGCACCAGAAATTGGAGATTACATACCTGTGATCTATCTTGTAAGGCTCTTGGGAAAATAGGCAGGCAATGGAGGTGTAGAATGGAAATGAACATTGGAAAGGGTGAGAAAAGCTAGGTAGAGTAATGAGTGAGTAACTAAAAAGAGAGGTAAGAGAATATATTAGGGAATTTCTCACTCCCCATATTTCAAAATTATGTCCCTGGCCTCAATATATGAAAGGGATGATGTATCCTGCTATATTTTGTCAGAAATAGCTCTGTGTAGCCCACTTTGTAAGTGTGTGTTCTTTGTCTCCATCTACAGAGGATAAGAGTCtaatacagcccccagctacagAGACTAGCTCTTTTGCTCAAGTTGCAAAGATTTGTGCTTTCTGATCTATAGGTCACTTATTCAGTCCATGCTGTTGACCACGATGGTGGTCATCACGTATATGGGGGCTTGACTAGAATTCAAATTGCGTCTCAGATGCTTGGGATGAGCTTCCTTTGTCCAGAAGAAAATATGTAACCCACTGGTAAGATGTGTGTTATTGTGGTGGTTACAGAGCTTGGAGCACCTCTGTCACCTACCTGGTCTTGCTGACTTCATCTTTTCAGGTTCAGCTTTGTGCATTTACCTCTCCCAGGGCAGAATtctgcaattctcccactcttacaCTGGGCCCTGGGCACCAGCAACCCTGGGTATCAATCATGCTTATCCAGTAGGTCGGACTGAGTTCTTGCCCCATGTCTCTTTCCTTcaggagtctgtgaccagtggtaTCCAGTGACAAAACAGGCTTCTTACAACAAAGTATTGTTTGTTTTGCAGTAGAAACAAAGCATAAGTggttaaaaaaagtttttaaaacaaaaacagcctCCATGCATGTCTATCTTACCTAAAGGCTTACCATCCCCCACTGGTAACTTAGGCAGGCCTAGCTTCTTCAGCTACCCCAGCAGGTGCCTGTCCTTTGGTCTGGTTCCCCCAGACAAACCTTCCATTTCTGGAGAGGGAGAGACCTTTTTTAAATTGCCAGAGTTCCTTTGTTCTGTGTTCCCAGGCTTTGGCCCTTCTGGACAAAACTAGTTTTGCTGGTTGGCAGGGGAAGagaaggtaaaattttcaaatattcCTGGCTTTGTCCCTTAACAATCCTCAAGTGTTTATGATGGGGTGGATTTTCTTGAGCCATTCATatatattcatacagtaaacatcccagTAATCAGGTCAACATACAGCAGCCGTAACTTGTTACAGAACAGCGCCACATCTGTCACAGTTATGTGTTCCTCTCTCCATGCCTGAT
Coding sequences within:
- the PSMG4 gene encoding proteasome assembly chaperone 4, whose product is MEPQQQAAAAAGSPRHAPEGAPPAGISLHDFCGRAGEQLVHFHAMRLRDSLFLWVGAEPALRSLAVAMCSPYDSIPVSTSLLGGASDTISNSLAQRLARKTKKQIFVSYNLQNTDSSFTLHIENRIKEEMMAFPEKF